The stretch of DNA CAGAGCCTGTTGGGTGGATGGCAAGGGCTGATGATTACAATTCTCTTGGGGCAATAGGCGAGCTACTGAGAAAAAATGGTGATCTGAAAACTTTCAGTGATATTGAGAATGACGGGACAAATAAAACTGACAAACTGATGGCTAATTTGGCTTGTCAAGTTAAAGAAAAGGAGATGCATTTAGAGAAACTTGAGTCTGAGTGCAACAATAGATCTGCATTGCTTGACACATTGATGCAGAAGAGGGAACAACTGGAGCAATCATATACTCGAGGTACACAAGAATATCTGGTTATTTATGCATACAATTTGGATTAATTATATAGATGTAGTGGTAAGTTATACTGACATATATTTTGTATTTCACTATCACTAGAAATCCTGAAGATGCGACAGCTTTCTCAACAAAATAAACAAAGAGTAGTTGATGAGAACCGGAAGCTACGGTCCGATCTCCAGGGAATGATGGATGAGCTTTGTACAAGAAACAAACACATTGAGGAGTTGTCTGCACAGAGTGAGTGCAACAGTAGGGAGCTTGAGTTAGAGAAGCAAAAGGTGAGAGATTGCATTTTCCAGCAGCgcatttttttaataaaaacaTTTAGGTAACAGCTTGGTAATTTGTGCAATGTATTTAGTTTTCTTGTCTCCTATGACAACATGTTAAAATGATGAAAATAATCTGTTGATGACCATCAGTGGTCTACCATCACAATGTTCTGTGCTTGAAGAAAACATCAGTGTGATACCTACCATTTGTTGCTAGATATCATGGAGCAAAACTTTTAATGTTCTGATTGTCATAGTGAATGAATGAAGATAGCCTTTGAGTGTCATCTAGCAATGTAATAGGAGCAGAATGCTGAGCGAAAATTAGACAACTTCATGCATATAACTTACACAAGGTACATGTGTCTTTTTCTGTATAGAATGCATTGAAAGCCAATCATCTTAGGTTGGCCGCAGTGGAGCAGCAGAAGGCTGATGAAAATGTTAATAAGATTATGGAGAGACAAAAGGTTAGCCCCTGCTTCCTTGATgtgtttgtgtgctgttttattttGAATCACTCATGGTTGTGGGTGTTTTGCTATGAGGAAATgtcagagagagaaaaaagCTGTTCTAGGACAGCTTCTGAGGTTGCGCACACAGTTGGAAAAGAAGCTCAATCTTGAATTAGACATAAAGCACTTGATGGGAAAATTACAAGTGATGGAGCTGAAGCCAGGAGATGAAGATTCTGAATCCAGCAAGAGGATAGATGAACTAAAAGAGGAGCTCAGTGAGAAGATCACTGAAATGAACGATATGGAAAGCTTTAACCAAAGTTTAATTACTAAAGAAAGCAAGAACAGCGATGAGTTGCGAGAAGCTCGAGAAGTGCTGATAGATGTATGATACTTTTTACACCATACCACTCAGTTTCATTGTGTGCACTTGCTGTTTATAAGAATTCATGTTTGCCCCAATTGCAGGCTTTGCAGGGTTTGTCTGGCACCACTAGTTCCCAGACGCAGATAGGCATCAAGAGAATGGGCGAGCTTGGCTCCAAAGCATTTCTGAACATGTGCAAGCGAAAATTTGCTGCAGAGGATGCTGAAGCTGAAAGCGCTATCCTTTGTTCAAAGTGGCAGAATGAAATTAAAAATCCAGAATGGAATCCTTTCAAAGTTATTATGGTTAATGGGAATGTGCTGGTAAGAATCTTTGCCTTTTTTCATCTTGGTATTGATTGTCATGCTTGTAGCTGAAAGCAATTGAGCATCGGCTGTATATGCCTGTGTAGGACGAAGTAATCAGGGAGGATGACAAGAAGCTCCAAGAACTGAAGGAGCACAGTGAAGAAGCCTATGCTGCGGTAACAAAGGCGCTAACTGAGCTGAAGGAGGGCAATGGCAGGAGGGAACCTTTCCCTGAGCTGTGGAACTACAAGGAGGGGCGGAAAGCGCAGATGATGGAAGCGGTTCGGCATGCTCTGGAGCTGTGGAAAGCAAGCAAGGCGAAGGGCAAGAAAAGGCGTTGACTTTGAGCTCAACGCAGTGGTTCCATCCTGGTTGATTCAAGGCCCTATAATGAGACTACTGCAGCCCTATAGACTTGTTATTCTTAGGCAGAGGTATATGCCTAATATCTATTTTGGAGTGCAGTGCAATGGTAGTTAACCAGTTAACCTGGTGCCTTTTGCTGGATCTTTATATCTATGTACTCTGAAACCTTGTGTCAATTCTGAACCAAGGATGGGCCTAGTGTCAGTAAAACCATCCTGGTGGTACCCAGTGCGATGTAAAAAAAAGTTAGTACTAAGTAGAACAAATGCTGCAATTCTGCTCCGACCAATGGTCTAATCAAGTG from Panicum hallii strain FIL2 chromosome 3, PHallii_v3.1, whole genome shotgun sequence encodes:
- the LOC112886662 gene encoding factor of DNA methylation 1-like, with amino-acid sequence MDYTSDGDSEVEAYGASTFELLVSGNLKVMSEEGMYRCPFCSHEGKEYSLDDLLQHALGVGAACDLQAKEKADHRALAKYLKSKPAESSFGSLSQPMLTDPQVPQHTRDEQFVWPWMGILVNMPNEFFGKSANRLKEHFSSFHPVKVHPVYNRGSPTRDAVVEFGKDWSGFRNARAFESHFTMKGYSKKCWKEMKCGGTEPVGWMARADDYNSLGAIGELLRKNGDLKTFSDIENDGTNKTDKLMANLACQVKEKEMHLEKLESECNNRSALLDTLMQKREQLEQSYTREILKMRQLSQQNKQRVVDENRKLRSDLQGMMDELCTRNKHIEELSAQSECNSRELELEKQKNALKANHLRLAAVEQQKADENVNKIMERQKREKKAVLGQLLRLRTQLEKKLNLELDIKHLMGKLQVMELKPGDEDSESSKRIDELKEELSEKITEMNDMESFNQSLITKESKNSDELREAREVLIDALQGLSGTTSSQTQIGIKRMGELGSKAFLNMCKRKFAAEDAEAESAILCSKWQNEIKNPEWNPFKVIMVNGNVLDEVIREDDKKLQELKEHSEEAYAAVTKALTELKEGNGRREPFPELWNYKEGRKAQMMEAVRHALELWKASKAKGKKRR